Proteins encoded within one genomic window of Etheostoma cragini isolate CJK2018 chromosome 21, CSU_Ecrag_1.0, whole genome shotgun sequence:
- the LOC117936702 gene encoding zinc finger MIZ domain-containing protein 1-like isoform X3, with translation MNSIPSMDRHIQQTNDRLLCIKQHLQNPANFQTAATELLDWCGDPRAFQRPFEQSLMGCLTVVSRVAAQQGYDLDLGYRLLAVCAANRDKFTPKSAALLSSWCEELGRLLLLRHQKNRQNEPPGKVPMQPPMSSMKPGLSHGRDGSFPYDSVPWQQNTNQPPGSLSVVTTVWGVTNTSQSQVLGNPMVNNNNPMNPGGNPMGTGMSGNNPGMNSSQFSGPQQQFPNKGNSNQGYMQQGMYGRPNYPGGGGFGGNYPGGPNAGPGGMGIPQHSRAPSDFTQPAAAAAAAAVAAAAATATATATATVAALQETQNKDMNQYGPMSSSFQMGPNQAYNSQFMNQPGPRGPPSIPGNMGSGMNASSMSGPPMGMNQPRGQGMGPFGTHGQRMPQQGYAGPRPQGMAMQGMKRPYPGEPNYGGQQYGPNSQFPNQQGPYPSPNPSRPLPSPNYPGQRMPGQQLQGQYPPPSGAMGQYYKQEPPFNGQTNNFSGSGYQYSQGNLNGPPRPVGNYPHSPVPGNPTPPMTPGSNIPPYLSPNQDVKPPFPPDIKPNINALPPPPANHNEELRLTFPVRDGVVLEPFRLEHNLAVSNHVFHLRPSVHQTLMWRSDLELQFKCYHHEDRQMNTNWPASVQVSVNATPLTIERGDNKTSHKPLHLKHVCQPGRNTIQITVTACCCSHLFVLQLVHRPSVRSVLQGLLKKRLLPAEHCITKVKRNFSSVAASSGNAALNGEDGVEQTAIKVSLKCPITFRRIQLPARGHDCKHVQCFDLESYLQLNCERGTWRCPVCNKTALLEGLEVDQYMWGILNAIQNSEFEEVTIDPTCSWRPVAIKSDIHIKEDPDGPLAKRFKTMSPSQMIMPNVMEMIAQLGPGPSPYPLLSSQQGGNSEYGSQGNSYQGHGNFDFPHGTPGGTSMNDFMHGPQLSHPPDMPNSLMAQDKPLSHNMPDSIPHSAGNDQSHGPLQSLHASPHPGSQSGQQLHHSGPPQPSRQAPPPQQQQQSHGPNNHPHGDLAFNPSSSLDSQAGSDMPEPSIDLLPELANPDELLSYLDPPDLPSNSNDDLLSLFENN, from the exons ATGAACTCGATTCCGTCGATGGACAGACACATACAGCAGACAAATGACCGTCTGCTGTGTATCAAACAG CACTTACAAAATCCAGCAAATTTTCAGACAGCAGCAACCGAGTTGCTGGACTGGTGTGGTGACCCCCGAGCCTTCCAGCGCCCCTTCGAGCAAAGCCTGATGGGATGCCTAACG GTGGTCAGCCGCGTAGCAGCACAGCAGGGCTACGACTTGGACCTGGGCTACCGGCTCCTGGCCGTGTGCGCTGCCAACAGGGATAAGTTCACTCCAAAATCAGCAG CTCTTCTGTCCTCATGGTGTGAGGAGCTTGGACGTCTCCTTCTCCTCCGTCATCAGAAGAACAGACAGAACGAGCCTCCGGGAAAAGTGCCCATGCAGCCCCCTATGAGCTCCATGAAGCCCGGCCTCTCACACGG CAGAGATGGGTCTTTTCCCTATGACTCAGTTCCCTGGCAACAGAACACCAATCAGCCTCCAGGTTCGTTGTCGGTGGTGACTACAGTCTGGGGTGTGACCAACACGTCGCAGAGCCAG GTGTTGGGAAATCCCAtggtcaacaacaacaatcccaTGAACCCTGGGGGCAACCCTATGGGTACGGGTATGTCTGGTAACAATCCTGGGATGAACTCTTCTCAGTTCTCCGGTCCTCAGCAACAATTCCCAAACAAAGGCAACTCCAACCAGGGCTACATGCAGCAGGGCATGTACGGACGACCCAACTACCCCGGAGGAGGAGGCTTTGGTGGCAA TTATCCTGGAGGGCCTAACGCTGGACCTGGAGGAATGGGCATCCCTCAACACTCCCGTGCTCCGTCAGACTTCACCCAgcctgccgctgctgctgccgccgctgCAGTTGCCGCTGCTGCCGCCACAGCAACCGCTACTGCCACAGCAACCGTAGCTGCCCTGCAAGAAACACAGAACAAGGACATGAACCAATATGGACCG ATGAGTTCCTCTTTCCAGATGGGTCCAAACCAGGCGTACAACAGCCAATTCATGAACCAGCCAGGACCCCGTGGCCCTCCGTCCATCCCTGGGAACATGGGCAGTGGCATGAACGCATCCAGCATGAGCGGACCACCCATGGGAATGAACCAGCCAAGGGGCCAAGGCATGGGGCCTTTTGGGACTCATGGCCAAAGGATGCCCCAGCAAGGCTATGCAGGACCCCGGCCTCAGGGCATGGCCATGCAGGGCATGAAAAGGCCGTACCCAGGGGAG CCAAACTATGGTGGGCAGCAGTATGGACCAAACAGCCAGTTCCCTAACCAGCAGGGGCCGTACCCCTCACCCAACCCCTCGAGGCCACTGCCGTCACCTAACTACCCGGGCCAGAGGATGCCAGGACAGCAGCTGCAGGGCCAATACCCGCCACCCAGTGGTGCCATGGGCCAGTACTATAAG CAAGAGCCACCTTTTAATGGCCAAACAAATAACTTCTCTGGGAGTGGATATCAGTACAGCCAGGGTAATTTGAATGGG CCGCCCAGACCGGTGGGTAACTACCCTCACTCCCCAGTGCCAGGCAACCCCACCCCTCCAATGACCCCAGGAAGTAACATCCCTCCATACTTGTCGCCAAACCAGGATGTGAAGCCCCCCTTCCCTCCTGACATCAAACCAAATATCAAcgctctccctcctcccccag CCAACCACAACGAGGAGCTGCGCCTGACGTTCCCAGTGCGGGACGGGGTAGTCCTAGAGCCTTTCAGGCTAGAGCATAACCTGGCTGTTAGCAACCATGTCTTCCACTTACGGCCTTCTGTTCACCAGACGCTCATGTGGAG ATCGGACCTCGAGCTGCAGTTTAAGTGCTACCACCATGAAGACCGTCAGATGAACACCAACTGGCCAGCTTCGGTCCAAGTCAGCGTAAATGCCACACCGCTCACCATCGAGAGGGGCGACAATAAGACCTCCCACAAACCCCTGCACTTGAAACATGTATGCCAGCCAGGAAGGAACACGATCCAGATCACAGTCACTGCCTGTTGCTGT TCGCACTTGTTTGTTCTGCAGCTGGTCCACAGGCCCTCAGTTCGCTCTGTCCTCCAGGGCTTACTGAAGAAGAGGCTTCTGCCTGCAGAGCACTGCATCACCAAAG TTAAGAGGAACTTCAGCAGCGTAGCAGCATCATCGGGGAACGCAGCACTCAACGGAGAGGACGGCGTTGAGCAGACGGCCATTAAGGTTTCCCTCAAATGTCCTATCACCTTTCGGCGGATACAGCTTCCAGCAAGAGGCCACGACTGCAAACATGTTCAG tgttttgatttggaatcgTATTTACAACTGAACTGTGAGCGGGGGACATGGCGATGTCCTGTATGCAA TAAAACAGCATTGTTAGAGGGACTCGAAGTGGACCAGTACATGTGGGGAATCTTGAACGCCATTCAGAA CTCTGAGTTTGAGGAAGTGACTATTGACCCAACATGTAGCTGGCGGCCGGTAGCTATTAAATCGGATATCCACATCAAGGAGGATCCAGATGGACCGCTGGCCAAGAGGTTTAAGACTATGAGCCCCAGCCAAATGATCATGCCCAATGTGATGGAGATGATAGCTCAGCTCGGCCCCGGGCCGTCACCCTACCCATTATTATCTTCTCAGCAAGGGGGCAACAGCGAATATGGCAGTCAAG GCAACAGTTACCAGGGGCACGGGAACTTTGACTTTCCTCACGGCACCCCTGGTGGTACATCGATGAATGATTTCATGCATGGTCCCCAGCTGTCTCACCCTCCTGACATGCCCAACAGTCTGATGGCCCAAGACAAGCCACTCTCACACAACATGCCTGACTCA ATACCTCACTCTGCCGGCAATGACCAGTCGCATGGTCCTCTGCAGAGCTTACATGCATCTCCACACCCTGGGAGCCAATCAGGGCAGCAGCTACACCATAGCGGGCCTCCTCAGCCGTCACGACAAGCTCCGCCTcctcagcagcaacagcaatCGCACGGCCCCAACAACCATCCCCACGGCGACCTGGCCTTCAACCCCTCCAGCAGTTTGGACAGCCAAGCAGGGTCCGACATGCCTGAGCCATCTATAGAC CTTCTTCCAGAGCTCGCTAACCCAGATGAGCTGTTGTCGTACTTGGATCCACCCGACCTCCCCAGCAATAGCAACGACGACCTTCTATCGCTCTTCGAAAACAACTGA
- the LOC117936702 gene encoding zinc finger MIZ domain-containing protein 1-like isoform X5 — translation MQPPMSSMKPGLSHGRDGSFPYDSVPWQQNTNQPPGSLSVVTTVWGVTNTSQSQVLGNPMVNNNNPMNPGGNPMGTGMSGNNPGMNSSQFSGPQQQFPNKGNSNQGYMQQGMYGRPNYPGGGGFGGNYPGGPNAGPGGMGIPQHSRAPSDFTQPAAAAAAAAVAAAAATATATATATVAALQETQNKDMNQYGPMSSSFQMGPNQAYNSQFMNQPGPRGPPSIPGNMGSGMNASSMSGPPMGMNQPRGQGMGPFGTHGQRMPQQGYAGPRPQGMAMQGMKRPYPGEPNYGGQQYGPNSQFPNQQGPYPSPNPSRPLPSPNYPGQRMPGQQLQGQYPPPSGAMGQYYKQEPPFNGQTNNFSGSGYQYSQGNLNGPPRPVGNYPHSPVPGNPTPPMTPGSNIPPYLSPNQDVKPPFPPDIKPNINALPPPPANHNEELRLTFPVRDGVVLEPFRLEHNLAVSNHVFHLRPSVHQTLMWRSDLELQFKCYHHEDRQMNTNWPASVQVSVNATPLTIERGDNKTSHKPLHLKHVCQPGRNTIQITVTACCCSHLFVLQLVHRPSVRSVLQGLLKKRLLPAEHCITKVKRNFSSVAASSGNAALNGEDGVEQTAIKVSLKCPITFRRIQLPARGHDCKHVQCFDLESYLQLNCERGTWRCPVCNKTALLEGLEVDQYMWGILNAIQNSEFEEVTIDPTCSWRPVAIKSDIHIKEDPDGPLAKRFKTMSPSQMIMPNVMEMIAQLGPGPSPYPLLSSQQGGNSEYGSQGNSYQGHGNFDFPHGTPGGTSMNDFMHGPQLSHPPDMPNSLMAQDKPLSHNMPDSIPHSAGNDQSHGPLQSLHASPHPGSQSGQQLHHSGPPQPSRQAPPPQQQQQSHGPNNHPHGDLAFNPSSSLDSQAGSDMPEPSIDLLPELANPDELLSYLDPPDLPSNSNDDLLSLFENN, via the exons ATGCAGCCCCCTATGAGCTCCATGAAGCCCGGCCTCTCACACGG CAGAGATGGGTCTTTTCCCTATGACTCAGTTCCCTGGCAACAGAACACCAATCAGCCTCCAGGTTCGTTGTCGGTGGTGACTACAGTCTGGGGTGTGACCAACACGTCGCAGAGCCAG GTGTTGGGAAATCCCAtggtcaacaacaacaatcccaTGAACCCTGGGGGCAACCCTATGGGTACGGGTATGTCTGGTAACAATCCTGGGATGAACTCTTCTCAGTTCTCCGGTCCTCAGCAACAATTCCCAAACAAAGGCAACTCCAACCAGGGCTACATGCAGCAGGGCATGTACGGACGACCCAACTACCCCGGAGGAGGAGGCTTTGGTGGCAA TTATCCTGGAGGGCCTAACGCTGGACCTGGAGGAATGGGCATCCCTCAACACTCCCGTGCTCCGTCAGACTTCACCCAgcctgccgctgctgctgccgccgctgCAGTTGCCGCTGCTGCCGCCACAGCAACCGCTACTGCCACAGCAACCGTAGCTGCCCTGCAAGAAACACAGAACAAGGACATGAACCAATATGGACCG ATGAGTTCCTCTTTCCAGATGGGTCCAAACCAGGCGTACAACAGCCAATTCATGAACCAGCCAGGACCCCGTGGCCCTCCGTCCATCCCTGGGAACATGGGCAGTGGCATGAACGCATCCAGCATGAGCGGACCACCCATGGGAATGAACCAGCCAAGGGGCCAAGGCATGGGGCCTTTTGGGACTCATGGCCAAAGGATGCCCCAGCAAGGCTATGCAGGACCCCGGCCTCAGGGCATGGCCATGCAGGGCATGAAAAGGCCGTACCCAGGGGAG CCAAACTATGGTGGGCAGCAGTATGGACCAAACAGCCAGTTCCCTAACCAGCAGGGGCCGTACCCCTCACCCAACCCCTCGAGGCCACTGCCGTCACCTAACTACCCGGGCCAGAGGATGCCAGGACAGCAGCTGCAGGGCCAATACCCGCCACCCAGTGGTGCCATGGGCCAGTACTATAAG CAAGAGCCACCTTTTAATGGCCAAACAAATAACTTCTCTGGGAGTGGATATCAGTACAGCCAGGGTAATTTGAATGGG CCGCCCAGACCGGTGGGTAACTACCCTCACTCCCCAGTGCCAGGCAACCCCACCCCTCCAATGACCCCAGGAAGTAACATCCCTCCATACTTGTCGCCAAACCAGGATGTGAAGCCCCCCTTCCCTCCTGACATCAAACCAAATATCAAcgctctccctcctcccccag CCAACCACAACGAGGAGCTGCGCCTGACGTTCCCAGTGCGGGACGGGGTAGTCCTAGAGCCTTTCAGGCTAGAGCATAACCTGGCTGTTAGCAACCATGTCTTCCACTTACGGCCTTCTGTTCACCAGACGCTCATGTGGAG ATCGGACCTCGAGCTGCAGTTTAAGTGCTACCACCATGAAGACCGTCAGATGAACACCAACTGGCCAGCTTCGGTCCAAGTCAGCGTAAATGCCACACCGCTCACCATCGAGAGGGGCGACAATAAGACCTCCCACAAACCCCTGCACTTGAAACATGTATGCCAGCCAGGAAGGAACACGATCCAGATCACAGTCACTGCCTGTTGCTGT TCGCACTTGTTTGTTCTGCAGCTGGTCCACAGGCCCTCAGTTCGCTCTGTCCTCCAGGGCTTACTGAAGAAGAGGCTTCTGCCTGCAGAGCACTGCATCACCAAAG TTAAGAGGAACTTCAGCAGCGTAGCAGCATCATCGGGGAACGCAGCACTCAACGGAGAGGACGGCGTTGAGCAGACGGCCATTAAGGTTTCCCTCAAATGTCCTATCACCTTTCGGCGGATACAGCTTCCAGCAAGAGGCCACGACTGCAAACATGTTCAG tgttttgatttggaatcgTATTTACAACTGAACTGTGAGCGGGGGACATGGCGATGTCCTGTATGCAA TAAAACAGCATTGTTAGAGGGACTCGAAGTGGACCAGTACATGTGGGGAATCTTGAACGCCATTCAGAA CTCTGAGTTTGAGGAAGTGACTATTGACCCAACATGTAGCTGGCGGCCGGTAGCTATTAAATCGGATATCCACATCAAGGAGGATCCAGATGGACCGCTGGCCAAGAGGTTTAAGACTATGAGCCCCAGCCAAATGATCATGCCCAATGTGATGGAGATGATAGCTCAGCTCGGCCCCGGGCCGTCACCCTACCCATTATTATCTTCTCAGCAAGGGGGCAACAGCGAATATGGCAGTCAAG GCAACAGTTACCAGGGGCACGGGAACTTTGACTTTCCTCACGGCACCCCTGGTGGTACATCGATGAATGATTTCATGCATGGTCCCCAGCTGTCTCACCCTCCTGACATGCCCAACAGTCTGATGGCCCAAGACAAGCCACTCTCACACAACATGCCTGACTCA ATACCTCACTCTGCCGGCAATGACCAGTCGCATGGTCCTCTGCAGAGCTTACATGCATCTCCACACCCTGGGAGCCAATCAGGGCAGCAGCTACACCATAGCGGGCCTCCTCAGCCGTCACGACAAGCTCCGCCTcctcagcagcaacagcaatCGCACGGCCCCAACAACCATCCCCACGGCGACCTGGCCTTCAACCCCTCCAGCAGTTTGGACAGCCAAGCAGGGTCCGACATGCCTGAGCCATCTATAGAC CTTCTTCCAGAGCTCGCTAACCCAGATGAGCTGTTGTCGTACTTGGATCCACCCGACCTCCCCAGCAATAGCAACGACGACCTTCTATCGCTCTTCGAAAACAACTGA
- the LOC117936702 gene encoding zinc finger MIZ domain-containing protein 1-like isoform X6: MQPPMSSMKPGLSHGDGSFPYDSVPWQQNTNQPPGSLSVVTTVWGVTNTSQSQVLGNPMVNNNNPMNPGGNPMGTGMSGNNPGMNSSQFSGPQQQFPNKGNSNQGYMQQGMYGRPNYPGGGGFGGNYPGGPNAGPGGMGIPQHSRAPSDFTQPAAAAAAAAVAAAAATATATATATVAALQETQNKDMNQYGPMSSSFQMGPNQAYNSQFMNQPGPRGPPSIPGNMGSGMNASSMSGPPMGMNQPRGQGMGPFGTHGQRMPQQGYAGPRPQGMAMQGMKRPYPGEPNYGGQQYGPNSQFPNQQGPYPSPNPSRPLPSPNYPGQRMPGQQLQGQYPPPSGAMGQYYKQEPPFNGQTNNFSGSGYQYSQGNLNGPPRPVGNYPHSPVPGNPTPPMTPGSNIPPYLSPNQDVKPPFPPDIKPNINALPPPPANHNEELRLTFPVRDGVVLEPFRLEHNLAVSNHVFHLRPSVHQTLMWRSDLELQFKCYHHEDRQMNTNWPASVQVSVNATPLTIERGDNKTSHKPLHLKHVCQPGRNTIQITVTACCCSHLFVLQLVHRPSVRSVLQGLLKKRLLPAEHCITKVKRNFSSVAASSGNAALNGEDGVEQTAIKVSLKCPITFRRIQLPARGHDCKHVQCFDLESYLQLNCERGTWRCPVCNKTALLEGLEVDQYMWGILNAIQNSEFEEVTIDPTCSWRPVAIKSDIHIKEDPDGPLAKRFKTMSPSQMIMPNVMEMIAQLGPGPSPYPLLSSQQGGNSEYGSQGNSYQGHGNFDFPHGTPGGTSMNDFMHGPQLSHPPDMPNSLMAQDKPLSHNMPDSIPHSAGNDQSHGPLQSLHASPHPGSQSGQQLHHSGPPQPSRQAPPPQQQQQSHGPNNHPHGDLAFNPSSSLDSQAGSDMPEPSIDLLPELANPDELLSYLDPPDLPSNSNDDLLSLFENN, encoded by the exons ATGCAGCCCCCTATGAGCTCCATGAAGCCCGGCCTCTCACACGG AGATGGGTCTTTTCCCTATGACTCAGTTCCCTGGCAACAGAACACCAATCAGCCTCCAGGTTCGTTGTCGGTGGTGACTACAGTCTGGGGTGTGACCAACACGTCGCAGAGCCAG GTGTTGGGAAATCCCAtggtcaacaacaacaatcccaTGAACCCTGGGGGCAACCCTATGGGTACGGGTATGTCTGGTAACAATCCTGGGATGAACTCTTCTCAGTTCTCCGGTCCTCAGCAACAATTCCCAAACAAAGGCAACTCCAACCAGGGCTACATGCAGCAGGGCATGTACGGACGACCCAACTACCCCGGAGGAGGAGGCTTTGGTGGCAA TTATCCTGGAGGGCCTAACGCTGGACCTGGAGGAATGGGCATCCCTCAACACTCCCGTGCTCCGTCAGACTTCACCCAgcctgccgctgctgctgccgccgctgCAGTTGCCGCTGCTGCCGCCACAGCAACCGCTACTGCCACAGCAACCGTAGCTGCCCTGCAAGAAACACAGAACAAGGACATGAACCAATATGGACCG ATGAGTTCCTCTTTCCAGATGGGTCCAAACCAGGCGTACAACAGCCAATTCATGAACCAGCCAGGACCCCGTGGCCCTCCGTCCATCCCTGGGAACATGGGCAGTGGCATGAACGCATCCAGCATGAGCGGACCACCCATGGGAATGAACCAGCCAAGGGGCCAAGGCATGGGGCCTTTTGGGACTCATGGCCAAAGGATGCCCCAGCAAGGCTATGCAGGACCCCGGCCTCAGGGCATGGCCATGCAGGGCATGAAAAGGCCGTACCCAGGGGAG CCAAACTATGGTGGGCAGCAGTATGGACCAAACAGCCAGTTCCCTAACCAGCAGGGGCCGTACCCCTCACCCAACCCCTCGAGGCCACTGCCGTCACCTAACTACCCGGGCCAGAGGATGCCAGGACAGCAGCTGCAGGGCCAATACCCGCCACCCAGTGGTGCCATGGGCCAGTACTATAAG CAAGAGCCACCTTTTAATGGCCAAACAAATAACTTCTCTGGGAGTGGATATCAGTACAGCCAGGGTAATTTGAATGGG CCGCCCAGACCGGTGGGTAACTACCCTCACTCCCCAGTGCCAGGCAACCCCACCCCTCCAATGACCCCAGGAAGTAACATCCCTCCATACTTGTCGCCAAACCAGGATGTGAAGCCCCCCTTCCCTCCTGACATCAAACCAAATATCAAcgctctccctcctcccccag CCAACCACAACGAGGAGCTGCGCCTGACGTTCCCAGTGCGGGACGGGGTAGTCCTAGAGCCTTTCAGGCTAGAGCATAACCTGGCTGTTAGCAACCATGTCTTCCACTTACGGCCTTCTGTTCACCAGACGCTCATGTGGAG ATCGGACCTCGAGCTGCAGTTTAAGTGCTACCACCATGAAGACCGTCAGATGAACACCAACTGGCCAGCTTCGGTCCAAGTCAGCGTAAATGCCACACCGCTCACCATCGAGAGGGGCGACAATAAGACCTCCCACAAACCCCTGCACTTGAAACATGTATGCCAGCCAGGAAGGAACACGATCCAGATCACAGTCACTGCCTGTTGCTGT TCGCACTTGTTTGTTCTGCAGCTGGTCCACAGGCCCTCAGTTCGCTCTGTCCTCCAGGGCTTACTGAAGAAGAGGCTTCTGCCTGCAGAGCACTGCATCACCAAAG TTAAGAGGAACTTCAGCAGCGTAGCAGCATCATCGGGGAACGCAGCACTCAACGGAGAGGACGGCGTTGAGCAGACGGCCATTAAGGTTTCCCTCAAATGTCCTATCACCTTTCGGCGGATACAGCTTCCAGCAAGAGGCCACGACTGCAAACATGTTCAG tgttttgatttggaatcgTATTTACAACTGAACTGTGAGCGGGGGACATGGCGATGTCCTGTATGCAA TAAAACAGCATTGTTAGAGGGACTCGAAGTGGACCAGTACATGTGGGGAATCTTGAACGCCATTCAGAA CTCTGAGTTTGAGGAAGTGACTATTGACCCAACATGTAGCTGGCGGCCGGTAGCTATTAAATCGGATATCCACATCAAGGAGGATCCAGATGGACCGCTGGCCAAGAGGTTTAAGACTATGAGCCCCAGCCAAATGATCATGCCCAATGTGATGGAGATGATAGCTCAGCTCGGCCCCGGGCCGTCACCCTACCCATTATTATCTTCTCAGCAAGGGGGCAACAGCGAATATGGCAGTCAAG GCAACAGTTACCAGGGGCACGGGAACTTTGACTTTCCTCACGGCACCCCTGGTGGTACATCGATGAATGATTTCATGCATGGTCCCCAGCTGTCTCACCCTCCTGACATGCCCAACAGTCTGATGGCCCAAGACAAGCCACTCTCACACAACATGCCTGACTCA ATACCTCACTCTGCCGGCAATGACCAGTCGCATGGTCCTCTGCAGAGCTTACATGCATCTCCACACCCTGGGAGCCAATCAGGGCAGCAGCTACACCATAGCGGGCCTCCTCAGCCGTCACGACAAGCTCCGCCTcctcagcagcaacagcaatCGCACGGCCCCAACAACCATCCCCACGGCGACCTGGCCTTCAACCCCTCCAGCAGTTTGGACAGCCAAGCAGGGTCCGACATGCCTGAGCCATCTATAGAC CTTCTTCCAGAGCTCGCTAACCCAGATGAGCTGTTGTCGTACTTGGATCCACCCGACCTCCCCAGCAATAGCAACGACGACCTTCTATCGCTCTTCGAAAACAACTGA